The sequence TCATGATATGGTGCAGGAAGGAGATGCACCACACATTGGTTATGTGTACCTGGCAGCTAGCGTTAATTGGTTTGTTCTTTTATGTAACAGTAGATGTTGAACCAATTAACTAGGCTGTCTTTTACGTCAAGCAAGATACTTTGGTATTACTAGCCATTCATTCCAACATAAAGATGCCAGAGAGGTAGTTCAAATAACATGATCCACAAATTCAATGGAATAAATATGCAGTACTGAAGCAAAACTAAAGCTGGAAACACGAGAAGTGAGTAGTGTGGAATGGGAGAAGATACAGTAACCGAGTGGTCAAGCTGTCACCACAGTAACATACTTGATAGTTCTGTATAGATGTTGTATAAGCTGATAATGACATTATGCAGCAACAACCTATTAAGCCAATCCAAGTAGACAAGCAATCCAACCCTACCGCAAAATTTATAATCGAGTGGTCAGGCTTTGTACCAACCCTTACAGTCAAACAATCCAACCACAAGTTTTCATATAATTCAACCCTACCGCAAAATTATGACATAGATACAAGCATATTAAAAGAGAACACTAACGATACAACTTAACTCAAGGTAGCACATGTACTTAAGCTCACAATGTAAGATCGACAAGCACGAGCTAGATCGTACTTCAAAGTAAGTAAAATCACATATTTCTCAGACGTATGTTAACAAATATTAACTTTCTGAAGTAAAGCAGAGCCTTAAATATTCTGATTAATGGTTATGGTAATCAAAGCAGAAACTTAACCAGAGACGATAACAACATGACATATTTAAGCATCGAAAACTAGGGAAGGCATTTACCTAGATTCAGCAGTAGGAATAAAGTTCCAGTATCTCCTATCGTCGATCCCCGTTATCGACATTGCCTTTGAAGAAATCGACATACAAATCAAACATCGGCTTTTCTCCAGGCAAAATTCCTACACGATTCACCCAAAATAAAGAAGTTTCATCTATATAAGAAAAACAGCCACCAAATCAGAAAAATGATAATTGAGTTATAAAATTTATCATCAAATCAGGTAACTTTCATTTACTTCTGAAATGAGCACCTTTGCATACGACAAGCGAATAGAAGCCAAATACCCCAAATCCAAAAGATATGGGATGTCGTAATTAGCTTATTTCAACAACAAAAAATCCCCTCTTTTTTGGTTTCCCTTACTCTTTTACTTCGTTGAACTACAAGATGCGGATGAATTAAGTCGAATGATGAAAAGGAGAGAAGATTCTGCACCCATACCATGTATGCCCCATTAAAGGGATTGCGACGACAAAGCAGTGCAAAGATCTGCTTCTTGCTAAGCTTTTGCCCGTCGGAATTATCCTCGCCCAACGCCTTCCCCAACAAATACATATAATTCCCGGGCAACTTCGTCTCCCAGACGACGTCAGAAGACGCCGCAGCCCGGAAGGTGTGACAAATCCGAGCCAGCCGGCAGATTTCCGGCGGGTCAAGCCGTAGCAGGATCCCCGCCACGCAGCTCTCCGGCAGGTCCCCGAGCCCCGTCCGGCCGCTTGCCCTCTCCAGCCCCGCGGCGCTCGAGTTCCCGTTCCCCATGGAAGACGCCAACCCCAGCCGCCAATCCAAATCCCCACCGGAGACGCCCGCTCGAAAAGGAGCGATCTTGATCTTGACGGGGGCCTAATTGGGGCGGCACCGGTAGAGGGTGAGGGAtttggaggagaggaggagggcgACGCCGGATCGCTTCGCGGAAGGCGGCAGattcaggaggaggaggagacgaagCCCACCATCCATTCCAATTCGCGCGAGCTCGCCGGCTTCCCCGTTTGGCTTCTGGACGCAGCAGCTCGTTCTTGTGGATGCTTCTGTTGCGACCCTCTCTACGGTCTATTTATTGGAcactgaaaataaataaaataagtcATTTTTCACATAATTACGAAAAAACGTTGCAACATAACGTAACATTCTCGTGAGCTAATAATAATCGCAATGCATTGGAACGTCTCCTCCACATGTCCAAAATATTCATCTAACATATCATGTTGCTGACTAGATCATGCCTAAGATGTCCATCACTATGCTACCTAACGTAAGTGGATTATTTATTAGGATTCATGTTCATTACTAGGTTGGAGACAATAATACCTTATACACTCACTCAATTACACACAATTTATTGTATATAGCTAAGCAAACTAATATTAATCTCTAAAAAATATTGATCAAATGATAACTTTATGTCATTTCATAGACACaagaaagaaaaacataaatatCATTCGACCTACTTAATATTCCTTCGTTTGGGGGCTCGCACAAAGTAGTGTAGTCCTCGCGGGGCTCACAGCTGACGACCAATGGGATACCTCCCTGTTTGCCCGCTGAGGACAAGAGACAACAATTCCAAAGATTGCCTACTCATGTGAATCAAAAGAAGCAACTTTAGAGTTCAGGGAGACAGCTTACCAAGCGCATCCTGTGCCAAGCGATAAGAATTCCAGGGGGCTTAGCTTGACACTAAGAATGCATTCTTAGTGTCAAGCGAAGCCCCCTGGGATCATTTGGGTAACCTTTCACATCCACATCATTTGTATCGACTAAGAAGCATCATGAACTGCAGTGGAATCTGCCTCGTCGAGTGATTGGATGTGGATGAGAAGAGACCGGGCTGCTCGACGAGTAGCCATCAATATGTTTCTTTCCAGGTCAAAGCCCTGATTGATTGAAGCTTCTTCGCGGACGTGTTTCGCAAGCCATGCTTGGTGAGGTTTTGAGCACACAACGGAAGGGTGATTGATGGGGACAGGCGGCAACTTGCAGGTACATGTTGGAGGCTGCATTTGGTGAGCTGGCCTTCCGTTCTTCTTGTGCTTCATGCTGGAGACTTATCCCTCCGAGGCACAAGATTTATATCAGTATTATTATTTTCATGCATGTAGATATTGTAGCTATTTTATGGTGTCCATCCATCATccggttctctttcagaagaagctGGAGATGAGGGTTTAACGATGCCGCCGTTTCTATGATGTCATAATGCTCATGGTGACAGTGCcactcgaagaagaagaagccttcTATATTCCTGGTGTTGATGAGCTTAACATCGATTACCATAAAACTTTCTCTCAAGTTGGGTTCTTACGACATAACAAGAAAATATAGAGATGAGATTAAGCCTCTCCTTCTCCCTGATATCATCTCAATACTTTCTGCCCTCGAAAAACAAAAGGCTGTTTGGTTACTCACATGCAATAATCgatcttagagagagagagagagagagaaagagaatatatatatatatacacacacacatatattttgCAATCTTGCAGATTGATTGAAAGGTGTTTGTATCAAAAATCCAAagttttggttcttctcggctagtTTGTTGCCACAAAGCAGCAGGTTGGTTGATGCATCACAGACGCATCATGTGGATGGAGCTGGCAACACATTGGAACTTTCTgaggtttctttcctttttcttgggCATCTCTCGCTCATCTTTCCTGCACACGTCCATCTGCAGGCCTCACCAGCTATCATATCATTTGATCTAAAAGAGCACCTCTAGATACCTGGAAA comes from Musa acuminata AAA Group cultivar baxijiao chromosome BXJ3-3, Cavendish_Baxijiao_AAA, whole genome shotgun sequence and encodes:
- the LOC135632787 gene encoding F-box protein PP2-A15-like isoform X2 produces the protein MGNGNSSAAGLERASGRTGLGDLPESCVAGILLRLDPPEICRLARICHTFRAAASSDVVWETKLPGNYMYLLGKALGEDNSDGQKLSKKQIFALLCRRNPFNGAYMEFCLEKSRCLICMSISSKAMSITGIDDRRYWNFIPTAESRFHMVAYLHQIWWLEPRAHTWMGQEASKISTINVGWSTCSIQVLSRRTRKLAPLPRRRFCYQELQCTNQN
- the LOC135632787 gene encoding F-box protein PP2-A13-like isoform X1, which translates into the protein MGNGNSSAAGLERASGRTGLGDLPESCVAGILLRLDPPEICRLARICHTFRAAASSDVVWETKLPGNYMYLLGKALGEDNSDGQKLSKKQIFALLCRRNPFNGAYMEFCLEKSRCLICMSISSKAMSITGIDDRRYWNFIPTAESRFHMVAYLHQIWWLEVRGEVEFCFPEGIYSLFFRLHLGRAIRRLGRRVCSPEHIHGWDKKPVRFQLSTSDGQLAQSKCYLDEPGSWLHYHVGDFAIRSSSAPIKIKFSMIQIDCTHTKGGLCVDSVSIWPKGFRPAIASYHLF